Proteins from a single region of Numenius arquata chromosome Z, bNumArq3.hap1.1, whole genome shotgun sequence:
- the LOC141477358 gene encoding aquaporin-7-like: MLEKIQKALTTRSGTMRELLAEALGMFILMVFGLSSVAQVVLGRGQFGQHLSINLGFGIGVTLGIHAAGGISGAHLNAAITITHCILGNLPWRKLPAYLIGQFLGSFTAAATVFGLYYDALYDYTKGNFTVTGPTATASIFSTYPAPYVSLLGAFFTEFIATVMLLLGILVIHDEKNNGALKGTQALLTGILVLGIGLGMGMNSGYAINPSRDLPPRVFTAIAGWGMDVFKAGPHWWWVPLTAPILGSLAGVLIHKLFIDFHNQPVLESGDEKGQPVVESSTL, encoded by the exons ATGCTGGAGAAGATTCAGAAGGCGCTCACGACTCGTAGCGGCACCATGAGGGAGCTGCTGGCGGAAGCACTGGGGATGTTCATCCTCATG GTCTTTGGCTTGTCTTCCGTGGCACAAGTGGTATTAGGAAGAGGACAATTTGGGCAGCATCTGAGCATCAATTTGGGATTTGGCATTGGTGTTACCTTGGGCATCCACGCGGCTGGAGGAATCTCTG GAGCTCATCTGAACGCTGCCATCACCATCACACACTGCATTTTAGGAAACCTCCCCTGGAGAAAGCTCCCTGCTTACCTGATTGGGCAGTTCCTGGGCTCCTTTACAGCAGCAGCGACTGTCTTCGGTCTCTATTACG ATGCTCTGTACGACTACACCAAGGGGAACTTTACAGTGACAGGACCAACTGCCACGGCATCGATCTTCTCCACTTACCCTGCTCCCTACGTATCATTGCTGGGGGCATTCTTCACAGAG tttATAGCGACGGTGATGCTGCTCCTGGGCATTCTGGTCATCCATGACGAGAAAAACAACGGAGCCCTGAAGGGCACACAGGCCCTGCTTACCGGGATCCTGGTCCTGGGCATCggcctggggatggggatgaactCAGGCTATGCCATAAACCCCTCCCGGGACCTGCCCCCCAGGGTCTTCACGGCAATTGCTGGCTGGGGAATGGACGTCTTCAA gGCTGGACCTCACTGGTGGTGGGTCCCACTCACAGCTCCGATTCTGGGAAGCCTCGCTGGTGTTTTAATCCACAAACTCTTCATTGATTTTCACAACCAGCCTGTCCTGGAAAGTGGAGATGAGaaaggacagcctgtggtggagTCTTCTACGCTGTGA